The sequence CATCCGTCGTCTCCAGGCGGATGCCTTTGCCGCTGGTCCAGGTATCGGTGCTGTTGACCGGCCCCGGGCCGGCGGTCACGCGGATACGGCGAAGCAGAGGCGACAGGAGCGCAGAGGGATCGCGTGGGCAGGCCGCGTGGGCGTCGTAGGCCGCCTGCTCGGCGGCTGTCCAGTGCGCTTGCCGCAGCAAGGGACCATAGGCCTCCTCGCGCCGGTCGGCGATCCGCTCCCACCAGCGCGGGTTGAACCCGGATAGGACAATCGCCGCCGCCATGCCCGGCCGGTACAGGCGGATACCGCCCGCCTCTCGGGCACTGCGCAGCCCCGGCACACCGGCGACCCGGTCACGTGGGTCATCGCCCGCGTCCCCGCTGACCTTGGGATAGAGGAAGTCGATCCAGTGGCTGATGACGGACGGCTCGTCGACGAGCTGGAGGGTGAGCCGGTCCTCCTGCGGGCGGACACGGACGATCCCCAGCGGATGCTCGCTCACACCGCCCATCGCACACACCCGTTGAAGGACAGCGGCCTCCAGCCGGGCCTGTTCGGTGTGGCGCGCGGCCGGAATGGACAGCGGGCGGCCGGGCCGGGGCAGCAGGGTGCACAGGGCCTGGTGGGATTCACCGGTGTTGCGCCGCCGGTCGGCGGTGAGAAGCAAGGCGGCCGGAGGGTTCATGAGGCGTTCTTCCGCGCGGGACCGGCCCCCGGCGGTGCGCGCTGTGTGAAAGAGACAGACGGTTGTGCGGGTCGGACGGTGAGGCTTCTGGCCGGTCCTCGGCGACGGAAGCTGTGGGGGCTTCGTCCGTCGCGCGGCCGGGCGCTCACGGGCCCGGCCCCATGGAAGCCGCCGGGTGCGGCCACGGTCAAACAGGCGCGCCGCAATGGGATCGAGCACGGCATCTGGGGAGGAATGACAGAACGCGAGAGACACAGCCTTCTACGACGATGGCCGACCCTGACGTCCTGGCAAGACCTGCTCGAAACCGCGCGAACGGAACACGAGCGGCACGGCAGACAGCACCCGGGCGGCGCCAGACGCCGACGTGAGACCGGCTGAGCCGTCCCGGCGCGGCGGCGCGAAGGCTCCGTCGCCCGCAGCACCGGCGCGAAGTTCTCGGCCGTCGTGAGGACGCCTTGTGTCCCCCCACGGGGGACACAAGGCTGGGATATGTCGTGCTGGGCAGACAGAAATGTCAAGTAGAAGCGACTTTTGCGCTCACCTTGCACCGAGAGCACCGCGCTGCTGCAGCTACGGGTCTAGGGCTGGCGGAATGCGCTATTTTCGTGCCGCATGGAAGACACCTCCCAACTGCGTCAGGCCGTCCTTACCTGGCTCGAGCAGGCACGCGATCTGCCCTCCATACCCCAGGCCATCACCGATGTAGCACTGTCGACGCAGCCGGAGTTCGAAGCTGTGATCAACGCGGTGGTGAGTGCCGCGCCGAAATCCGAGCACCGCGACCTGTACGGCAAGGGCGACGGTGACTGGCTGCCCCGATGGTCCACGCTCCTGGGAGGATCGAGACTGGGTGATGCGACCCGTCTAGTGGCCCAGGGGGCGACGGTGCCGGTGGAAGACGTCGCGGACAGTTTCGTCGCCTTCTGCACGGCCCCCGCTCCGGCAGCGGAGGACTGGCTGCTCCTCACCGGTGACCTCCCTGTGGGGACACGGATCCCGCTGGGCCGCTACACCCTGCAGGCCTTCACCGCCGACGAACTGCGGCAGCTGGGCCCCATGCCTGCCCTCCAGGGCCTCCAGCCGGGCGGGCTCGACCTCGATCTCCTGGCGGGTGCCCCCTTTCTCCACGCCCCGAACCCCGAGCGCGCGCCGGACCGCAGGGACACGGGCTGGTTCGACTTCGCCGGTCCACGCCCGGAATCCCTGCACTGGAGGGCGCTGCTGCCGCTGATCCTGTGGAGTGAGGAACTGTTGCACGTCGACGCGGTGTTCGGCGTCGAGCGCGGCCGCTACTTCGACCTGAACCGAAACCAGGTGCCCACCACCATCCAGATCTACGAGGACCGTCACGGCATCCCAGAAGAAGTCGAAGTCCGCGAGAGCGGCAGCTTCTACGCCGCTCCAGCCGCTCTCCCGCGGCTGCAGGCCTTCTGCTCCGCCGTGACAGCGAAGATCGACGCAGTCATGAACGGCATCACCAGCGGCCGGAGCCTGCCCAAAAAGCGCGCTCGCCGCTTGGAGCGAGCCGCCCGACACCTGCTGCAGGCCTACCAGCGCACCTACAGAGATGACGGCGTGTGGGAGGAAGAAGCCGACGAGCGGCTTCTGGACTACGTCATCGCGCTGGAAGCCCTGATGGTCAGCCCCGACGACAAGCACGAGGGCATCAGCGAGAGGATCCGGACCCGGACGGCGGCCCTGTTCCCCAGCCCTGTGCGCGAGGGCGTCGAGAGCAGAGTGCAGAAGGCGTACAGCGCGCGCTCGAAGTACGTACACGGAGACCTGCTCGCCGACCAGAAGGAGGCCGAACTGCGCGAGCTCAGGCTGCTCGTCCGGCAGGTCGTCCTCCGCTGGCTCATCCTCACCCCCTGCGACACTCAAGACCTCGCACCTCGTCTCGACGCCGCAGCCCACTGCACCAGCTGCTCGCGCGCCATTGACGAACCTCTACGCGCCTTTTTCCAGGAGTCACCGCCACAGGACGACATCCGGACCTGAGCCCAGACCTGCGCCGTGATTGCCATCGCCGCCCACAGCCGAGATGCAGTCAGATCGGCTCCCGACCGCACCACCAAATCACCGCTGTCAAGCCAGGGATACGGTGGCCGGGTGAACGGATCGAACGCACCGGCCGGGTCAGTTGCGCCCACCTGGCGGCCCGATGTGCCGGGTGCCTTGCTGTCCCTTCTGGGAACCGATGAGAGGGCCGTCGCGTTTTTTGCCGGCGTCGCGGATCTCGACGCTACGGACCCGGACACTCACGAGTTGGAAGAGGGGGTCCGGCTTGCCTCCGGGGCCCGGCTGGAGCAGTTCGCGCGAGCCGGGTCGGGGGACGCGTTCTGATTCGTCGGCGAGGGCGGTGAGGAACGCCCAGTGGTGTACGTGGGCCTTGACGGCGAGGCCGGCCTGCTCGCGCTCGGACTGCTGGAGTTGGTGCAGCTGTGTCTCGTGGCGCCGTGGTGGCGAGACGCTCCAGGCCGGACGCCCGAAGAACTCCAGGCGGTCGCCGACGAGTACCGGGAGGACCTGCCTGACTTCGCACGGCGACAGGACCGTGCGGCCCAGGCGCTCGGTATCGACCCGGATGAACTGCCATCCGAGGCGACGGTCCTGGCCCGGCTCGTGGAGCGCTCCCGGGGACCGGTAGCAGCGGCTTGCCTCGTCGTCGGGTACGAGGGCGATCCGCTCGACCCCCTCTTCAACGCCGCCCGCCCCTGATTGACCGGCCACCGGGCCCGGCAGGCCCCTGGCTGGTGCGGGTGTGGTCGACGCCCTTGAGCACGGCGGCGCGCCAGACCCCGGTGGGTGATCTTCGCTGTGACGTACATGTCGCGCGGGCTTATTGATCTTTTCGGCGACAGCCCGCTGCGACGCTCGTAGGATGCCTAAATGCCCAAGCCGTTACGGATGAGCCGCTGCACGTGGGTTGCCGTGTGGGCGGTGCTGTGTGTGGCCGGCATCGCTGCCACCGCCGCACTGAACGCCTTTCCGGCGCCTGACCCGCAGCCCGAGATGCCCGTCAGCGCCGAGTGCGCCGAGTACATCGCGGACATCGAGACGCAGCTGGCCAAGGCCAAGAGGGAAGGCAACGACGACGGCGTGCTGGCCTTCACTCGAACCCGGGTCGGCGCGGACGACTGCAGCGATGAAGTTCTCGACCACTTCAGCGGCGACCGGTGAGTCGCCGTACAGGGCTCGCCGTGAAAGCGGGGCTGATCTGCGCCGGTGCCGTGGCGATCATCGCCGTGAGCGCCGCGACGGCACCACAGCCGCAGCCCACTCCGCGGGTGTACTCCTCCTGCCGGGCGGCCGACACCAAGCCGATGCCTGTGGGCGACGACCCGTGCGACGGCCGTTGAAGAACCACTGAGTGACTGTCCCCCGCAGGACGGCGACTGAGGCCCCTGCCCGCCCGCGTCCCTCCTGGCCAGCGCCCGCAGCCGGGAGGCCACCAGCGCCGCCCCGGGCCCCCGAGCCAGAGCGCCGCCCGGGAACAGGCAGCGTGGGCGCGCCTCGCCGAAGTCGAGGCGGCGGGCGCGAAGGCTCAGCACAAGCAGGAGCCGGCCGAGCACAACGTGGCCCAGGCCCAGCGCCGAGAGCGCCAGGCCCAGGGTGGGCCGCACGCACCTTGGCCCGGGAGGGACCTCGTTGCCGTGCGGCAGCGTGGTCAGCCGTTGCGGCGGCGCAGGGCACGGAGCCCGACGTCGTACGCCATCGTGCCGAGGGCGAGGACCACGAGCGGCCACACGAGCGGGGATGCCGCCGGGATGGCGCCGTGGACCAGGGCCGCGCCGACGCTGCCGGTGCTGAGCACCGCGGTGCAGGCCGGAATGCCCGGCAGGGCGATCCGCAACACCACCTCCCGGCGCCGGGCCGGGCGGGCTGCGACAGGGGCAGGGGCGCTCATCGGCCGCTCACCGTGGCCGCCTCGGCCGCGGTAGAGCTGCCGGTGATGAGCCCAGCAAGCCGCCTCACCTTTCGGCGGACCTTCGCGCCCTGCCTCTCCGGCTCCGCAGCACCAGCGGCCATGGCCGCTTCGGCCCAGGTAGTGACCCCACGGGCGCCGAGAGCGAGAGTCACCGCTCGCTCGGCCGGGGAGAGGGCCTTCAGAATCTCGATCAGGCGCGAGTCCTCGAAGCCGGTCTCGAAGCCGGGGTCGACGGCGGCTTGTCCGCAGACCAGGTCGTACAGGGTCAGCCCGTCGCCGAGCGGGGTGTCGAGCAGCAGCAGCCGCGACTGGTTGACCTTGCGGCGCCAGACCGGGGTGAGTTGCCGGTGGATGACACTGGCCTCTGACCTCAGCTTGTCCAACGCATCAGGGGTCAGGTGCCCTTGGTCGTAGAGAGAGTCCGCCCAGTCGCCGAGCAGGGCAGTGGAGACCGGCTCGTTCCATCCGCTCCACCTCCCCAGCACCTCCGATGTGAAGGAGTGAATCGTGGGTCCGTCGCCGGCGAGCGCGGCCTCGCGGGCGCTCAGCGCCTGGATCACCTCGGGGACCGGAATGTTCAGAGCCCGGAACCCGGACTCGATGGTCTGGTTGGCAGGGTGGTCGGCCTTGAGGACCGCCATACCGGTCGTGGTGGTGATCAGCGTGGGAGGGGCGACACGGTCGAACGGCTCCGGAAGGTCGAACGTGCCGTCCATGTCGAGGGCGATGCTCCCGTCCCCCCGGAGAGTCACGGTATCGCCGGCGCTCCCGCTCCATTGGGCCGGGAACAAGGCCATGACCGCCGCGCCGTTATTGGACTCGTAATTGAACTGGCTGATCCGCTCCGTCAGCTCGTTCTGCACGGAGCAGTCATCCTCGACCATGGTGTAACTGGGCGTCGGGTCCTCGGTGGCCATGGGTGCCTCCTTGTCGTGGAAAATCCTTCTCCTCTCGGTCCCGGCACGGACCCGATCCGACAACGCACACCCCGAATCATCCTGTGATCCGCGTCACACCGCGTGGAGTCGGCCAGCCGGTCAGCAGGCAGCACAGCCGACAGGCATGAACGTCACCCAAAGCAGCCCCCACACGCCGCCCTCACGGGCGAGGCGGACGGCCCTCTACTCGTCGTAGGGCTCGTGGGCGGGCACCTGCCCGTCACTGCGCCGCTGCCGGTCACCGCTGAGCGCGACGATCCGGTGAACGGACACCGAGATGGCGTGGCAGGCGTGCTGCGGGGCCGGTTGAATGTCGTGGTGAGCGACTACTGGACCCCCGCGCATCAGGCGGTCGAGCAGGAGGACGCTGAAGCTCTGGCCCGGTTGCTGGCAACTGGGTCCGATCCCGACGAGGTCATCAGCAACATGACGCTGCTGACGCACGCGATCGACGCCGAGGGCGATGGGTCCCTGCAGAGCGGGCAGCCGTTGACTGTGCACACCACGGCCGTGTTGCTGGCCTTCGGGGCTGATCCGGAACTCGCAGACCCTGACGGCCGCACGCCCATGGACATGGCCAACCACTACGGCCACGACCTGGCGATGAAACTGCTGCAGACCCACATCAGCAGACGAGCCAGGACATGGTGCGCTTGATGGTCCAGCGGCGGCGTCTGCTGCGATTGCCGGCACCTCCCCGGACGCCGACCAGAACCACGCCTGCGTCAGGCTCAGCCCACGCGTGTGCGGCGGTGGACCAGATGCATGCCGAGAGTGAGCAAGAGCTGCAGCCCGGCCTGGTCGACCTGCTCCTGGACAGTGGGCGCGCGGAAGAGATGGGCCAGTTGTCCAGCCTCCGCGGGCTGGCCGGCGACTGC comes from Streptomyces sp. NL15-2K and encodes:
- a CDS encoding HEPN domain-containing protein translates to MEDTSQLRQAVLTWLEQARDLPSIPQAITDVALSTQPEFEAVINAVVSAAPKSEHRDLYGKGDGDWLPRWSTLLGGSRLGDATRLVAQGATVPVEDVADSFVAFCTAPAPAAEDWLLLTGDLPVGTRIPLGRYTLQAFTADELRQLGPMPALQGLQPGGLDLDLLAGAPFLHAPNPERAPDRRDTGWFDFAGPRPESLHWRALLPLILWSEELLHVDAVFGVERGRYFDLNRNQVPTTIQIYEDRHGIPEEVEVRESGSFYAAPAALPRLQAFCSAVTAKIDAVMNGITSGRSLPKKRARRLERAARHLLQAYQRTYRDDGVWEEEADERLLDYVIALEALMVSPDDKHEGISERIRTRTAALFPSPVREGVESRVQKAYSARSKYVHGDLLADQKEAELRELRLLVRQVVLRWLILTPCDTQDLAPRLDAAAHCTSCSRAIDEPLRAFFQESPPQDDIRT
- a CDS encoding ankyrin repeat domain-containing protein is translated as MSDYWTPAHQAVEQEDAEALARLLATGSDPDEVISNMTLLTHAIDAEGDGSLQSGQPLTVHTTAVLLAFGADPELADPDGRTPMDMANHYGHDLAMKLLQTHISRRARTWCA